A genomic window from Camelus ferus isolate YT-003-E chromosome 9, BCGSAC_Cfer_1.0, whole genome shotgun sequence includes:
- the BBC3 gene encoding bcl-2-binding component 3 — MARARQEGSSPEPVEGLARDGPRPFPLSRLVPSAVSCGLCEPGLPAAPAVPALLPAAYLCAPTAPTAVTAALGGPRWPGGPRSRPRGPRLDDPQPSLSPAEQHLESPVPSAPGALAGGPTQAAPGVRGEEEQWAREIGAQLRRMADDLNALYERRRQEEQQRHRPSPWRVLYNLIMGLLPLPRGRGTPEVEPN, encoded by the exons ATGGCCCGAGCACGCCAGGAGGGCAGCTCCCCGGAGCCCGTAGAGGGCCTGGCCCGCGACGGCCCGCGCCCCTTCCCCCTCAGCCGCCTGGTGCCCTCGGCCGTGTCCTGCGGCCTCTGCGAACCCGGCCTGCCCGCCGCCCCTGCCgtccctgccctgctgcctgccGCCTACCTCTGCGCCCCCACCGCCCCGACCGCCGTCACCGCCGCCCTGGGGGGTCCCCGCTGGCCTGGGGGTCCCCGCAGCCGGCCCCGAGGCCCGCGCCTCGACG ATCCTCAGCCCTCACTCTCGCCCGCGGAGCAGCACCTGGAATCGCCAGTGCCCAGCGCCCCGGGGGCCCTGGCGGGCGGCCCCACCCAGGCGGCCCCGGGAGTCCGGGGGGAGGAGGAGCAGTGGGCCCGGGAGATCGGGGCCCAGCTGCGGCGAATGGCGGACGACCTCAACGCGCTGTACGAGCGGCGG aGACAAGAGGAGCAGCAGCGACACCGCCCCTCGCCCTGGAGGGTCCTGTACAATCTCATCATGGGACTCCTGCCCTTACCCAGGGGCCGTGGAACCCCAGAGGTGGAGCCCAATTAG